The Agarilytica rhodophyticola genome has a window encoding:
- a CDS encoding phosphoglycerate kinase: MSIKLMKDIDLKGKNVLIRQDLNVPIQDDVITSDARIRASLPTIKQAIEQGAKVMLMSHLGRPTEGEYEEKYSLKLVAKRISELLNIEVGLIKEWQEGITLDDGAVVLLENVRFNKGEKKDEESLAKAYAALCDVFVMDAFGTAHRAQASTHGVAKYAPVACAGPLLAGELDALEKSLANPARPMVAVVGGSKVSTKLTVLDALSKIADTLVVGGGISNTFVASAGNEVGNSLYEKDLIPEAQRLCEQTKVEFATDVRTTKGGFDTWSHTSAVEEKSATQVDADEEIIDYGPETEQRVAAILKDAKTIIWNGPCGVFEFDAFAKGTEVIARAIAESDAFSIAGGGDTLAAIDKFSLADNISYISTGGGAFLEYVEGKELPAVAMLKTRAND, encoded by the coding sequence ATGTCCATTAAACTCATGAAGGATATCGACCTGAAAGGTAAAAACGTTTTGATTCGTCAAGATTTAAACGTCCCTATTCAGGATGATGTTATTACCTCTGATGCAAGAATTCGCGCTTCGCTGCCCACTATCAAACAAGCGATAGAGCAGGGTGCAAAGGTAATGCTCATGTCACACCTTGGTCGTCCAACAGAAGGCGAATATGAAGAGAAGTATTCGTTAAAGCTTGTGGCAAAGCGTATCTCTGAGTTATTGAATATTGAGGTTGGCTTGATTAAAGAGTGGCAAGAAGGTATCACGCTCGATGACGGTGCGGTGGTTTTATTGGAGAACGTCCGCTTTAATAAAGGCGAAAAGAAGGATGAAGAATCCCTTGCTAAGGCTTACGCTGCTTTGTGTGATGTATTTGTGATGGACGCCTTTGGTACTGCCCATCGTGCACAAGCTTCAACTCATGGCGTGGCTAAATATGCTCCAGTCGCCTGCGCGGGCCCACTTTTAGCCGGTGAACTAGATGCTTTAGAGAAATCCTTGGCTAATCCAGCACGACCAATGGTAGCGGTTGTTGGCGGCTCTAAAGTTTCTACTAAATTAACTGTTTTAGATGCCTTGTCTAAAATCGCCGATACTCTCGTTGTAGGAGGGGGGATCTCAAATACTTTTGTTGCTTCTGCAGGTAACGAAGTGGGTAATTCTCTGTACGAAAAAGATTTAATTCCCGAAGCCCAGCGTCTTTGCGAACAAACTAAAGTTGAATTTGCTACAGATGTGCGTACGACTAAGGGAGGTTTTGATACTTGGAGTCATACTTCTGCAGTTGAAGAGAAAAGTGCTACACAGGTTGATGCTGACGAAGAGATTATTGATTACGGCCCCGAGACGGAGCAGCGAGTGGCTGCTATTTTGAAAGATGCCAAGACGATTATCTGGAACGGCCCGTGTGGCGTCTTTGAATTTGATGCCTTTGCCAAAGGCACTGAGGTGATTGCCCGTGCAATCGCTGAGAGTGATGCTTTTTCTATTGCCGGTGGTGGTGATACTCTAGCTGCGATTGATAAGTTTAGTTTGGCTGATAATATTTCTTATATTTCCACCGGTGGAGGTGCTTTCTTGGAATATGTAGAAGGTAAGGAATTACCGGCGGTTGCGATGTTAAAAACGCGAGCGAACGATTAA